The Streptomyces sp. NBC_01275 genome has a segment encoding these proteins:
- a CDS encoding formimidoylglutamate deiminase — MTSTQRTRTYWLEHAWLDTNVEPGVALEVTGGSITAVRTGADAPPPGAEILRGLTLPGLANAHSHAFHRALRGTVQVGSGTFWTWREVMYSVADRLTPETYHALARAVYAEMALAGITAVGEFHYVHHAHDGTPYADPNAMGEALIEAAAEAGVRITLLDTVYLSSGFGQPPNAHQRRFSDGDADAWATRCSLLKERDHARIGAAIHSVRAVPADQLGTVASWAQERRAPLHVHLSEQTAENDACREAHGRTPTQLLADHGVLGPRTTGVHNTHLTDEDIALLGRSGTGTCMCPTTERDLADGIGPAVALQAAGSPLSLGSDSHAVIDLLEEARAMELNERLRTRTRGHWTAAALLRAASADGHTALGWDGAGVLEPGAPADFTTIALDSVRTAGPRPRLGAETAVFAATAADVRHTVVGGRHVVRDGAHTLVPDVPRALAQAVEALRA, encoded by the coding sequence GTGACCTCCACGCAGCGGACACGGACGTACTGGCTGGAGCACGCCTGGCTCGACACCAACGTCGAGCCGGGCGTCGCCCTGGAGGTGACGGGCGGCAGCATCACCGCCGTCCGTACCGGGGCCGACGCCCCGCCCCCCGGCGCCGAGATCCTGCGCGGCCTCACCCTCCCCGGCCTGGCGAACGCCCACAGCCACGCCTTCCACCGCGCCCTGCGCGGCACCGTCCAGGTCGGCTCCGGCACCTTCTGGACCTGGCGCGAGGTCATGTACTCCGTCGCCGACCGGCTGACCCCGGAGACCTACCACGCCCTCGCGCGCGCCGTGTACGCCGAGATGGCGCTGGCCGGCATCACGGCCGTCGGCGAGTTCCACTACGTGCACCACGCCCATGACGGCACCCCCTACGCCGACCCCAACGCCATGGGCGAGGCCCTGATCGAGGCCGCCGCCGAAGCCGGCGTCCGCATCACCCTCCTCGACACCGTCTACCTCTCCTCCGGCTTCGGACAGCCCCCCAACGCCCACCAGCGCCGCTTCTCCGACGGCGACGCGGACGCCTGGGCCACACGCTGTTCACTTCTCAAGGAACGGGATCACGCGAGGATCGGAGCGGCGATCCACTCCGTACGGGCCGTGCCCGCAGACCAGTTGGGAACCGTGGCGAGCTGGGCGCAGGAGCGGCGGGCGCCGCTGCACGTCCACCTGTCCGAGCAGACCGCCGAGAACGACGCCTGCCGCGAGGCCCACGGCCGCACGCCGACGCAGCTCCTCGCCGACCACGGCGTCCTCGGCCCGCGCACCACCGGCGTCCACAACACCCACCTCACCGACGAGGACATCGCCCTCCTCGGCCGCTCCGGCACCGGCACCTGCATGTGCCCGACGACCGAACGGGACCTGGCCGACGGCATCGGCCCGGCCGTCGCCCTCCAGGCCGCGGGCTCCCCGCTCTCCCTCGGCTCCGACAGTCACGCCGTCATCGACCTGCTCGAAGAGGCCCGCGCGATGGAGCTGAACGAGCGCCTGCGCACCCGCACCCGCGGCCACTGGACGGCAGCGGCCCTGCTGCGCGCCGCCTCCGCCGACGGTCACACCGCCCTCGGCTGGGACGGCGCGGGCGTCCTCGAGCCGGGCGCGCCCGCCGACTTCACGACGATCGCCCTCGACTCGGTCAGAACAGCGGGACCGCGACCGCGCCTCGGCGCCGAGACGGCCGTATTCGCGGCGACCGCGGCCGACGTGCGGCATACGGTCGTCGGCGGCCGGCACGTCGTACGCGACGGAGCGCACACGCTCGTACCGGACGTGCCCCGAGCCCTCGCGCAGGCTGTCGAAGCCCTGCGAGCCTGA
- the hutU gene encoding urocanate hydratase encodes MSGPRPVRAPRGTELSALGWQQEAALRMLQNNLDPEVAEHPDKLVVYGGTGKAARDWRSFDAMVRTLRTLKQDETMLVQSGRPVGVMQTHEWAPRVLIANSNLVGDWANWEEFRRLEALGLTMYGQMTAGSWIYIGTQGILQGTYETFAAVAAKKFNGTLAGTITLTAGLGGMGGAQPLAVTMNDGVAICIDVDPRAIERRIEHRYLDVKADSLEHALQLAVEARDARRPLSIGLLGNAAELLPRMLAEGAPIDIVTDQTSAHDPLAYLPVGVDFDDMADAAAKDPAGFTTRARESMARHVEAMVGFMDAGAEVFDYGNSIRGEAQLAGYGRAFAFPGFVPAYIRPLFSEGKGPFRWAALSGEASDIHKTDKAILELFPENESLHRWIKMAGERVHFQGLPARICWLGYGERDKAGERFNDMVASGELAAPLAIGRDHLDSGSVASPYRETEAMLDGSDAIADWPLLNAMVNVASGASWVSIHHGGGVGMGRSIHAGQVSVADGTALAGEKLRRVLTNDPGMGVIRHVDAGYDIAESVADERGVRVPMREGDDA; translated from the coding sequence ATGTCAGGACCCCGCCCCGTACGAGCGCCCCGCGGTACGGAACTGAGCGCCCTGGGATGGCAGCAGGAAGCCGCCCTGCGGATGCTGCAGAACAACCTGGACCCCGAGGTCGCCGAGCACCCCGACAAGCTCGTCGTCTACGGCGGCACCGGCAAGGCCGCCCGCGACTGGCGCTCCTTCGACGCCATGGTCCGCACGCTGCGCACTCTCAAGCAGGACGAGACGATGCTGGTCCAGTCCGGCCGCCCGGTCGGCGTGATGCAGACCCACGAGTGGGCCCCGCGCGTCCTCATCGCCAACTCCAACCTCGTCGGCGACTGGGCCAACTGGGAGGAGTTCCGCCGTCTGGAGGCCCTCGGCCTCACCATGTACGGCCAGATGACCGCCGGCTCCTGGATCTACATCGGCACCCAGGGCATCCTCCAGGGCACCTACGAGACCTTCGCCGCCGTCGCCGCCAAGAAGTTCAACGGCACCCTCGCCGGCACGATCACCCTCACCGCCGGCCTCGGCGGCATGGGCGGCGCCCAGCCCCTCGCCGTGACGATGAACGACGGCGTCGCGATCTGCATCGACGTCGACCCGCGCGCCATCGAGCGCCGTATCGAGCACCGCTACCTCGACGTGAAGGCCGACTCCCTGGAGCACGCCCTCCAGCTCGCCGTCGAGGCCCGCGACGCCCGCCGCCCGCTCTCCATCGGCCTGCTGGGCAACGCCGCCGAGCTGCTCCCGCGCATGCTCGCCGAAGGCGCCCCCATCGACATCGTGACCGACCAGACCTCGGCCCACGACCCCCTCGCCTACCTCCCCGTCGGCGTCGACTTCGACGACATGGCAGACGCGGCCGCCAAGGACCCGGCGGGCTTCACCACCCGCGCCCGTGAGTCCATGGCCAGGCACGTCGAGGCGATGGTCGGCTTCATGGACGCCGGCGCCGAGGTCTTCGACTACGGCAACTCGATCCGGGGCGAGGCCCAACTCGCCGGATACGGGCGGGCGTTCGCCTTCCCCGGCTTCGTGCCCGCCTACATCCGGCCGCTGTTCAGCGAGGGCAAGGGGCCCTTCCGCTGGGCCGCCCTGTCCGGTGAGGCCTCCGACATCCACAAGACCGACAAGGCGATCCTGGAGCTCTTCCCGGAGAACGAGTCCCTGCACCGCTGGATCAAGATGGCCGGCGAGCGCGTCCACTTCCAGGGCCTGCCCGCCCGTATCTGCTGGCTCGGCTACGGCGAGCGGGACAAGGCCGGCGAGCGGTTCAACGACATGGTCGCCAGTGGTGAGCTGGCCGCCCCGCTCGCCATCGGCCGCGACCACCTCGACTCGGGCTCCGTCGCCTCCCCGTACCGCGAGACCGAAGCCATGCTCGACGGCTCCGACGCGATCGCCGACTGGCCGCTGCTCAACGCCATGGTCAACGTGGCCTCCGGCGCGTCCTGGGTCTCCATCCACCACGGCGGCGGCGTCGGCATGGGGCGCTCCATCCACGCCGGCCAGGTCTCCGTCGCCGACGGCACCGCACTCGCCGGCGAGAAGCTGCGCCGCGTGCTGACCAACGACCCAGGCATGGGCGTCATCCGCCACGTCGACGCCGGCTACGACATCGCGGAGTCCGTCGCCGACGAGCGCGGTGTCCGCGTCCCCATGCGCGAGGGTGACGACGCGTGA
- a CDS encoding DMT family transporter has product MSADLPVLLVAVVWGSSYLAAKGVTTADTVLAVLVLRFAVVLPVLVVVGWRRLRALSREQLRGAGLLGLILAGIFLLETYGVVHTSATNAGLIISLTMVFTPLAESRTRRVRLPGAFMAAAGLSVLGVALLTQGAGFTAPSGGDLLMLGAAVARTVHVLAMARMESVRGADSLSLTTVQLGGAVVVFTVLAAIPGTGASPWAAAADFDGGDWLGLVYLSAFCTLFAFFVQMWAVRRTSPSRVSLLLGTEPVWAAVVGIALAGDRPGWLGLAGALLVLVGTGWGRATADRGRPSESAEPTEPIVAAEPIVAAEPGGSSGPALSDEPAQTTRTPRRHTSETSGTPGR; this is encoded by the coding sequence ATGTCGGCCGATCTTCCCGTTCTGTTGGTCGCCGTGGTGTGGGGGTCCAGTTATCTGGCCGCCAAGGGGGTCACCACCGCGGACACCGTGCTCGCGGTGCTGGTGCTGCGGTTCGCCGTGGTGTTGCCGGTGCTGGTGGTCGTCGGGTGGCGGCGGCTGCGGGCGCTGAGCCGGGAGCAGTTGCGCGGGGCCGGGCTGCTGGGGCTGATCCTCGCCGGGATCTTCCTGCTGGAGACGTACGGGGTTGTCCACACCTCGGCGACCAACGCCGGTCTGATCATCAGCCTGACCATGGTGTTCACGCCCCTCGCGGAGAGCCGGACACGCCGGGTGCGGCTGCCGGGGGCGTTCATGGCGGCCGCCGGTCTCTCGGTGCTCGGCGTGGCGCTGCTGACGCAGGGCGCCGGGTTCACGGCGCCGTCCGGGGGCGATCTGCTGATGCTGGGGGCCGCGGTGGCCCGTACCGTGCATGTGCTGGCCATGGCGCGGATGGAGTCGGTCCGCGGGGCTGACTCGCTGTCGCTCACGACCGTCCAACTGGGCGGTGCGGTCGTCGTGTTCACGGTGCTGGCGGCGATCCCGGGGACGGGCGCGTCGCCGTGGGCGGCCGCGGCGGACTTCGACGGCGGGGACTGGCTGGGGCTGGTGTATCTCTCCGCGTTCTGCACGCTGTTCGCGTTCTTCGTGCAGATGTGGGCGGTCCGCCGCACCTCGCCGTCCCGGGTCAGTCTGCTGCTGGGCACCGAGCCGGTGTGGGCGGCGGTCGTGGGCATCGCGCTCGCCGGGGACCGGCCGGGGTGGCTGGGGCTGGCGGGCGCGCTCCTGGTGCTGGTGGGGACCGGGTGGGGGCGCGCGACGGCGGACCGGGGGCGTCCGTCCGAGTCTGCCGAACCGACCGAGCCGATCGTGGCTGCCGAGCCGATCGTGGCTGCCGAGCCGGGCGGGTCTTCCGGGCCGGCCCTGTCTGACGAGCCTGCTCAGACCACCCGTACGCCCCGCCGCCACACCTCCGAGACGAGCGGCACGCCCGGCCGGTAG
- the hutI gene encoding imidazolonepropionase, with translation MSSTVITNIATLVTNDPSLGDGSPLGLVRDAAVVVDGDRVVWTGESSKAPATDNRVDAGGRAVLPGFVDSHSHLVFAGDRTEEFNARMSGRGYTAGGIRTTVAATRAASDEELERNLTRFLDEALRQGTTTFETKSGYGLTVADEARALRLAAQHTDEVTYLGAHIVSPDYADDPAAYVALVTGEMLDACAPHARWIDVFCEKGAFDGDQARAILTAGKAKGLHPRIHANQLSYGPGVQLAVELDAASADHCTHLTDADVDALANSDTVATLLPGAEFSTRAEWPDARRLLDAGVTVALSTDCNPGSSFTSSVPFCVALAVRDMRMTPDEAVWSATAGGAAALRRTDVGRLAPGTYADLTFLDAPSHVHLAYRPGVPLVSEVWRRGVRVV, from the coding sequence ATGAGCAGCACTGTCATCACCAACATCGCCACGCTGGTCACCAACGACCCCTCCCTCGGTGACGGCTCTCCCCTCGGTCTGGTCCGGGACGCGGCCGTCGTCGTCGACGGCGACCGCGTCGTGTGGACCGGTGAATCAAGCAAAGCACCCGCCACTGACAACCGGGTCGACGCCGGCGGCCGGGCGGTCCTCCCCGGCTTCGTCGACTCCCACTCCCACCTGGTCTTCGCGGGCGACCGCACGGAGGAGTTCAACGCCCGCATGTCCGGCCGCGGTTACACGGCGGGCGGCATCCGCACGACCGTCGCGGCCACCCGGGCGGCGAGCGACGAGGAACTCGAACGCAACCTCACGCGTTTCCTCGACGAGGCCCTCCGCCAGGGCACCACCACCTTCGAGACCAAGTCCGGCTACGGCCTGACGGTCGCCGACGAGGCCCGCGCCCTGCGCCTCGCCGCACAGCACACCGACGAGGTGACCTACCTCGGCGCGCACATCGTCTCCCCCGACTACGCCGACGACCCCGCCGCCTACGTCGCCCTGGTCACCGGCGAGATGCTCGACGCCTGCGCCCCGCACGCCCGCTGGATCGACGTCTTCTGCGAGAAGGGCGCCTTCGACGGCGACCAGGCCCGCGCGATCCTCACCGCCGGCAAGGCGAAGGGCCTGCACCCCCGCATCCACGCCAACCAGCTCTCCTACGGCCCTGGCGTCCAACTGGCGGTCGAGCTGGACGCGGCCAGCGCCGACCACTGCACCCACCTCACGGACGCGGACGTCGACGCGCTGGCGAACAGCGACACGGTGGCCACCCTGCTCCCCGGCGCCGAGTTCTCCACCCGGGCCGAGTGGCCGGACGCCCGCCGTCTGTTGGACGCGGGCGTGACCGTCGCCCTCTCCACCGACTGCAACCCGGGCTCGTCCTTCACGTCCTCCGTCCCGTTCTGCGTCGCGCTCGCCGTGCGGGACATGCGGATGACCCCGGACGAGGCGGTCTGGTCGGCGACGGCGGGCGGCGCGGCCGCCCTGCGCCGCACGGACGTGGGCCGCCTGGCCCCCGGCACGTACGCCGACCTGACCTTCCTCGACGCCCCCAGCCATGTCCACCTGGCCTACCGGCCGGGCGTGCCGCTCGTCTCGGAGGTGTGGCGGCGGGGCGTACGGGTGGTCTGA
- a CDS encoding allantoate amidohydrolase, whose amino-acid sequence MWRDLRPIGRHADSGGYRRYAWTAADADCRAWFRDQAEARGLTYELDRNGNQWAWLGDPAAGDAVVTGSHLDSVPDGGAFDGPLGVVSSFAALDELRARGAEFARPLALVNFGDEEGARFGLACVGSRLTAGQLTVEQAHQLTDGDGITLPQAMAAAGHDPDAIGPDPERLARIGAFVELHVEQGRALDLSGDRVGVASAIWPHGRWRFDFRGEANHAGTTRLLDRRDPMLSYAETVLAARREAQLAGAVATFGKISVEPNGVNAIPSLVRGWLDSRAADQDTLDTVVTGIEKAAREYAEAHGVDLDIVRESFTPVVEFDHALRDELARILGSGADLKVPVLGTGAGHDAGILSDRIPTAMLFVRNPTGVSHSPAEFAAEDDCVAGVHALADVLEGLACR is encoded by the coding sequence ATGTGGCGCGACCTGCGCCCCATCGGCCGCCACGCCGACTCCGGCGGCTACCGCCGCTACGCCTGGACCGCGGCCGACGCCGACTGCCGGGCCTGGTTCAGGGACCAGGCCGAGGCGCGCGGACTGACGTACGAGCTGGACCGCAACGGCAACCAGTGGGCGTGGCTGGGGGACCCGGCCGCCGGGGACGCCGTCGTCACCGGATCGCATCTCGACTCCGTGCCCGACGGCGGGGCCTTCGACGGGCCCCTGGGCGTCGTGTCCTCCTTCGCCGCCCTCGACGAACTCCGCGCCCGCGGGGCCGAGTTCGCCAGGCCCCTCGCCCTGGTCAACTTCGGCGACGAGGAGGGCGCCCGCTTCGGGCTCGCCTGCGTCGGCTCCCGGCTCACCGCCGGGCAGCTCACCGTCGAGCAGGCCCACCAGCTCACCGACGGCGACGGGATCACCCTCCCGCAGGCCATGGCGGCCGCCGGTCACGACCCCGACGCCATCGGCCCCGACCCGGAGCGGCTCGCCCGCATCGGCGCCTTCGTCGAACTCCATGTCGAACAGGGCCGTGCGCTGGACCTGTCCGGCGACCGGGTGGGCGTCGCCAGCGCGATCTGGCCGCACGGACGCTGGCGGTTCGACTTCCGGGGCGAGGCCAACCACGCCGGCACCACCCGCCTCCTGGACCGGCGCGACCCGATGCTGTCCTACGCCGAGACCGTCCTCGCCGCCCGCCGCGAGGCACAACTCGCCGGAGCCGTGGCCACCTTCGGCAAGATCTCCGTCGAGCCCAACGGAGTCAACGCCATCCCCTCCCTGGTGCGCGGCTGGCTCGACTCCCGCGCCGCCGACCAGGACACCCTGGACACGGTGGTCACCGGCATCGAGAAGGCGGCCCGCGAGTACGCCGAGGCGCACGGCGTCGACCTCGACATCGTCCGCGAGTCCTTCACCCCCGTCGTCGAGTTCGACCACGCCCTGCGCGACGAACTCGCCCGCATCCTCGGCAGCGGCGCGGACCTGAAGGTCCCCGTCCTGGGCACCGGCGCCGGACACGACGCCGGAATCCTCTCCGACCGCATCCCGACCGCCATGCTGTTCGTGCGCAACCCCACGGGCGTCTCGCACTCCCCGGCCGAGTTCGCGGCGGAGGACGACTGCGTGGCCGGAGTGCACGCCCTCGCCGACGTACTGGAAGGACTGGCCTGCAGGTGA